The following are encoded together in the Bradymonas sediminis genome:
- the nagZ gene encoding beta-N-acetylhexosaminidase yields the protein MQDAIKKTTDDPTDAELYALIGQLLLVGFEGADTDPPPAIADALARGDIGGTILFRRNITSVEQVSALNTRIHQLSENAVAAPFVAVDQEGGRVVRLKDPLTPIPPMRAVGDMADLRLTADVSEVIATEIAALGFNLNFAPVLDVDTNPENPIIGDRAFSNDPAIVTRTAGAFLIGHHIAQVIPCGKHFPGHGDTLVDSHIALPVLEHDRARLDAVELQPFRRMASANIPMLMTAHMMVPCLDPEHPSTLSRATIRGLLRDELGYEGVVITDDLEMAAVAAHYEIEEMVELGLRAGIDIFLICRSEDIWQRARKHLFALARNNFDDLIRVQRAAERVLALKESLLGPKRRPWTPYPGWQKLLGCEEHRETMARIEQQASGPSEDPTELDA from the coding sequence GTGCAAGACGCTATCAAGAAAACCACCGACGACCCGACTGACGCTGAACTCTACGCACTCATCGGCCAATTATTATTGGTCGGATTTGAGGGCGCCGACACCGACCCCCCGCCGGCCATCGCCGACGCGCTGGCGCGCGGCGATATCGGCGGGACCATCTTATTTCGGCGAAATATCACCTCGGTTGAGCAGGTCTCGGCGCTCAATACGCGCATCCATCAATTGAGCGAAAACGCGGTCGCTGCGCCGTTTGTGGCGGTGGACCAGGAGGGCGGGCGCGTGGTGCGCCTCAAAGATCCGCTCACGCCGATTCCGCCGATGCGCGCCGTCGGCGATATGGCAGATCTGCGGCTCACCGCCGATGTCTCCGAGGTCATCGCCACCGAAATCGCGGCGCTCGGGTTTAACCTGAACTTCGCGCCGGTGCTCGACGTCGACACCAACCCGGAGAACCCGATCATCGGCGACCGCGCGTTCTCCAACGACCCGGCCATCGTCACTCGCACCGCCGGCGCGTTTTTGATCGGCCATCATATCGCCCAGGTGATCCCCTGCGGAAAGCATTTCCCCGGCCACGGTGACACCCTGGTCGACAGCCATATCGCCCTGCCCGTTTTGGAGCATGACCGCGCGCGCCTGGACGCGGTTGAGCTGCAACCATTTCGCCGCATGGCCAGCGCCAATATTCCGATGTTGATGACCGCGCATATGATGGTCCCCTGCCTCGACCCGGAACACCCGTCCACCCTGAGCCGCGCCACGATTCGCGGCCTCTTGCGCGATGAGCTCGGCTATGAGGGGGTCGTCATCACCGACGACCTCGAGATGGCGGCGGTCGCCGCGCATTATGAGATTGAGGAGATGGTCGAGCTGGGGCTCCGAGCGGGCATCGATATCTTCCTCATCTGTCGCAGCGAGGATATCTGGCAGCGCGCGCGCAAACATCTCTTCGCGCTGGCGCGCAATAATTTCGATGACCTTATTCGGGTGCAGCGCGCCGCCGAGCGGGTGCTCGCCCTCAAGGAAAGCCTGCTGGGGCCGAAGCGGCGTCCCTGGACGCCCTACCCCGGCTGGCAAAAGCTGCTGGGCTGCGAGGAGCACCGAGAGACGATGGCGCGCATCGAGCAGCAGGCCAGCGGGCCGAGCGAAGACCCGACCGAGCTCGACGCATAA
- a CDS encoding amphi-Trp domain-containing protein: protein MQRDVEKITNREYFATTLRRIADAVEQGESFRIQVEGHRLTVPADAELSVEHEAEGGLEELELQFKWGDGNS, encoded by the coding sequence ATGCAACGTGATGTCGAGAAGATCACCAATCGAGAGTATTTCGCCACGACCCTGCGCCGCATCGCCGACGCCGTGGAGCAAGGGGAGTCCTTCCGGATTCAGGTCGAGGGGCATCGCTTGACGGTTCCCGCCGACGCAGAACTTTCGGTTGAGCATGAGGCCGAAGGCGGGCTGGAAGAGCTCGAATTGCAATTTAAATGGGGCGACGGGAATAGTTAA
- a CDS encoding deoxycytidylate deaminase, translating to MKEKHIRIRIQQCLALSQASNCPRRKFGALLLDPERNVVLMDGYNGGPRGGGELCGGDVCLRDAQDVESGTRMEIGCHHAEMNVICNCAASGVPTRGAWLVVTGEPCMMCAKLIHHAGIRRVLVVGGGYAGANGIQYLKDHDVDVQAIDGPQDPRLNKIT from the coding sequence ATGAAAGAAAAACATATTCGAATTAGGATCCAGCAGTGTCTGGCGCTGTCGCAGGCGTCGAATTGTCCGCGGCGCAAATTTGGCGCGCTGCTGCTCGACCCGGAGCGAAACGTCGTGCTGATGGACGGCTATAACGGGGGGCCGCGCGGCGGCGGAGAGCTATGCGGCGGGGATGTGTGTTTGCGCGACGCACAGGACGTGGAGTCCGGCACGCGCATGGAGATCGGCTGCCACCATGCCGAGATGAACGTGATCTGCAATTGCGCCGCCTCGGGCGTGCCGACGCGCGGCGCGTGGCTGGTGGTGACCGGTGAGCCGTGTATGATGTGCGCGAAGTTGATTCATCACGCGGGGATTCGCCGGGTTCTGGTGGTCGGCGGTGGATACGCCGGGGCCAACGGAATTCAATATCTGAAGGACCATGATGTCGATGTTCAGGCCATCGATGGCCCGCAAGACCCGCGTCTGAATAAGATCACCTGA
- a CDS encoding acyl-CoA dehydrogenase family protein, producing MANFYNDNEDLRFYVEKWIDWEPLVRLTEHDFNYEDGFKDSGEAVEFYQEILELLGGFIGDEIDPHIAEMEREGPRYEDGEVFFPAKFDSIFEQIGELGIHGICVPRELGGMNTPLLIYMFQIGMMARADVSISAHHGFHCGIAMVLLVTSIAEGSTEFDPQTGHITSTRFGDEITDIMSGANWGSMDITEPDAGSDMAALRAKAELDEDGVWRVSGSKIFITSGHGKYHIVIARTEFDDEEKTGLKSLSTFLVPAWTEDADGNRVRVATVERIEEKLGHHLSATCEVHFDNAPAYLLGERGDGFRQMLLLMNNARIGIGFESLGLCEAAYRMARDYAAERESMGKTIDRHEMIAEYLDQMSIDIIGIRAMAVEAAYHEELAQKYKIMAAATTDAQESERALKLYKEHQWKARLLTPLLKYQAAEKAVEMSQMAIQILGGVGYTSEYGAEKLLRDAMVMPIYEGTSQIQALMAMKDSMSSIMKNPQAFVKRVAQARWKSVSERDPLARRVAKLESLALGAQQYLVTKTAVDKFKSLSNVPIFDWPQELTKEWDPKHDFAYAMLHAERLSRLLIDLNICELLYAQQLEYPERAGLLERYLERAEPRCRYLHDEITTTGERLIARLHPERAGESASE from the coding sequence ATGGCAAATTTTTATAACGACAACGAAGATCTTCGGTTCTACGTCGAAAAATGGATCGACTGGGAGCCTCTGGTGCGCCTGACCGAGCATGACTTCAACTATGAAGACGGGTTCAAGGACAGCGGCGAGGCGGTGGAGTTTTATCAGGAGATTCTGGAGCTGCTCGGCGGGTTTATCGGCGATGAGATCGACCCGCATATCGCCGAGATGGAGCGCGAAGGTCCGCGCTATGAGGACGGAGAGGTTTTCTTCCCGGCTAAATTCGACTCGATTTTTGAACAGATCGGAGAACTCGGGATCCACGGGATTTGCGTGCCGCGTGAGCTCGGCGGCATGAACACGCCGCTGCTGATCTATATGTTTCAGATCGGCATGATGGCCCGGGCCGATGTCTCCATCAGCGCGCACCACGGGTTTCATTGTGGCATCGCGATGGTCCTGCTGGTGACGTCCATCGCCGAGGGCAGCACGGAGTTTGACCCGCAGACCGGCCATATCACGAGCACCCGCTTTGGCGATGAGATCACCGATATTATGAGCGGCGCAAATTGGGGCTCGATGGACATCACCGAGCCCGACGCCGGCAGCGATATGGCGGCGCTTCGGGCGAAGGCGGAGCTCGACGAAGACGGCGTGTGGCGGGTGAGCGGGTCCAAGATCTTCATCACCTCGGGGCATGGCAAATACCATATCGTCATCGCGAGGACCGAGTTCGACGATGAGGAGAAGACCGGTCTTAAGTCGCTGTCGACCTTTTTGGTGCCGGCCTGGACCGAGGACGCCGATGGCAATCGCGTGCGCGTGGCCACGGTGGAGCGCATCGAGGAGAAGCTCGGGCATCACCTGTCGGCGACCTGCGAGGTGCATTTCGACAACGCGCCGGCCTATCTGCTCGGCGAGCGCGGCGACGGGTTTCGCCAGATGCTGCTGTTGATGAATAACGCACGCATCGGCATCGGGTTTGAGTCGCTGGGGCTCTGCGAGGCGGCCTATCGCATGGCGCGCGACTACGCGGCGGAGCGCGAGAGCATGGGGAAAACCATCGACCGCCACGAGATGATCGCCGAATACCTCGACCAGATGTCGATCGATATTATCGGCATTCGCGCCATGGCGGTCGAGGCGGCCTATCACGAGGAGCTCGCCCAAAAATATAAGATTATGGCCGCGGCGACCACGGACGCCCAGGAGAGTGAGCGCGCACTTAAGCTCTATAAAGAGCATCAGTGGAAGGCGCGCCTGCTCACGCCGCTGCTGAAATACCAGGCCGCCGAGAAGGCCGTTGAGATGTCGCAGATGGCCATCCAGATCCTCGGCGGCGTTGGATATACCAGCGAGTACGGCGCCGAGAAGTTGTTGCGCGACGCGATGGTGATGCCGATCTACGAGGGCACCAGCCAGATTCAGGCGCTGATGGCGATGAAGGACTCGATGAGCTCCATCATGAAGAATCCGCAGGCCTTCGTGAAGCGCGTCGCCCAGGCGCGCTGGAAGAGCGTGTCGGAGCGCGACCCGCTCGCCCGGCGCGTGGCGAAATTGGAGAGCCTGGCGCTCGGGGCACAGCAATATCTGGTCACCAAGACGGCGGTCGACAAATTCAAGTCACTCTCGAATGTACCAATCTTCGACTGGCCCCAGGAGCTCACCAAAGAGTGGGATCCCAAGCATGATTTTGCCTACGCGATGCTCCACGCCGAGCGCTTGTCCCGCTTGCTAATCGACCTTAATATATGCGAATTGCTCTACGCGCAGCAGCTTGAATACCCGGAGCGCGCCGGGCTTTTGGAGCGGTATCTGGAGCGCGCCGAGCCGCGCTGCCGCTATTTGCACGACGAAATCACCACCACCGGTGAGCGACTGATCGCCCGGCTTCACCCGGAGCGCGCGGGCGAGAGCGCATCGGAGTAA
- the ric gene encoding iron-sulfur cluster repair di-iron protein: MSRTTPFDPQQTVASLVLDFSECGPVFKKYHIDFCCKGNISIIDAAAEYGIDYDTLIGDLSQAIETREGKRADDPSKLPATALIAHIISTHHKPLRDSLPFIGELSAKVARVHGENDPRLIEMHEVFEALAASFLEHLDEEEQILFPALMSKSPDPDVLAEEFDNMDEDHLAVGAMLEKLRALSSDYSMPDWACTSYRTLFRELEALEGDTFTHVHLENHALMPQFASA, encoded by the coding sequence ATGAGCCGAACTACCCCATTTGACCCCCAGCAGACCGTCGCCAGCCTCGTCCTGGACTTCTCCGAGTGCGGACCGGTCTTCAAAAAATATCATATCGACTTCTGCTGCAAAGGTAATATCAGCATCATCGACGCCGCCGCCGAATACGGAATTGACTACGATACCCTTATCGGCGACCTCAGCCAGGCCATCGAGACCCGCGAGGGCAAGCGCGCCGATGACCCCAGTAAATTGCCGGCGACCGCGCTCATCGCCCATATTATCTCCACCCACCACAAGCCGCTGCGTGACTCGCTGCCCTTCATCGGGGAGCTCTCCGCGAAGGTCGCCCGGGTTCACGGCGAGAACGACCCGCGCCTGATCGAGATGCATGAGGTCTTCGAAGCGCTGGCGGCGTCCTTCCTTGAGCATCTCGACGAAGAGGAGCAGATCCTCTTCCCGGCGCTCATGAGCAAATCCCCCGACCCGGACGTCCTCGCCGAAGAATTCGACAATATGGACGAAGACCACCTCGCCGTCGGCGCGATGCTCGAGAAATTGCGCGCGCTAAGCTCCGACTATTCGATGCCCGATTGGGCTTGCACCAGCTACCGCACTCTATTCCGTGAACTCGAGGCGCTCGAAGGCGACACCTTCACCCACGTGCATCTGGAAAACCACGCGCTGATGCCCCAATTCGCCAGCGCCTAA
- a CDS encoding OsmC family protein — MPTRKATAIWKGTIKDGSGTMKTESGAVDGKYSFATRFEDGTGTNPEELLGAASAGCFSMAFSLMLTEKGYNPTKIETVAEVAIKNAGGDISIPTIALNCSAVIPGIEDAEFQQIAENARAHCPVSKALSGVKISLDATLEG; from the coding sequence ATGCCAACACGAAAAGCAACAGCAATCTGGAAGGGGACGATCAAGGATGGTAGCGGGACGATGAAGACCGAAAGCGGGGCGGTTGACGGGAAATACTCCTTCGCCACCCGATTCGAAGACGGCACGGGGACCAACCCCGAAGAACTCCTCGGAGCGGCATCCGCGGGGTGTTTCTCGATGGCTTTTAGCCTCATGCTCACCGAGAAGGGCTATAACCCAACCAAGATTGAGACCGTCGCGGAGGTCGCGATTAAGAATGCCGGCGGCGATATCTCCATTCCCACCATCGCGCTCAATTGTAGCGCGGTGATTCCCGGCATCGAGGACGCCGAATTCCAACAGATCGCCGAGAACGCCCGCGCGCATTGCCCGGTATCGAAGGCGCTCAGCGGCGTTAAGATTTCGCTCGACGCGACACTCGAGGGCTAA
- a CDS encoding extensin family protein, whose amino-acid sequence MKYFNKGSESAAEPRRLRHGIIASTSLAILMACAPSRAATPDKPRAEAPPKSSSPRPDAPQTTGASTAQTRQLARQASPEDALSVDALEARARKRETADKSYPYHSQSRRVRGKAKCPKIEVISYEGSLIPYNQPIEINPHFKDRLVRFERLVMEVAVRVYGRAPAQIVHFGGHSCKTVSGRGKKFSEHVFGHAIDISGFKFDAAADADTASDAAVDGAFSVALKEHWGATDGFGAKHAQFLRELADVLKKRGPFSTMLGPAYPGHDSLFHFDFGPQFFFRI is encoded by the coding sequence ATGAAGTACTTCAATAAAGGCAGCGAATCAGCAGCCGAGCCGCGCCGACTTCGACATGGGATTATCGCGTCGACGAGTCTGGCGATATTGATGGCCTGCGCACCCTCGCGCGCAGCGACGCCCGATAAACCCCGCGCCGAGGCGCCGCCGAAATCATCGTCCCCCCGGCCCGACGCGCCTCAAACCACTGGCGCATCCACAGCCCAAACGCGCCAACTGGCGCGCCAGGCGTCGCCGGAAGACGCGCTGAGCGTCGACGCGCTTGAAGCCCGGGCAAGAAAGCGAGAAACCGCCGATAAATCATACCCTTATCACAGCCAATCTCGGCGAGTGCGCGGCAAGGCGAAATGCCCAAAGATCGAGGTTATCAGTTATGAGGGCTCGCTTATCCCCTACAATCAGCCGATCGAGATCAACCCACATTTCAAGGATCGCCTGGTTCGCTTTGAGCGATTGGTGATGGAGGTCGCGGTTCGGGTTTATGGGCGCGCACCCGCACAGATCGTCCACTTCGGTGGGCATAGCTGCAAGACGGTGAGTGGGCGCGGAAAGAAGTTCAGCGAGCATGTGTTCGGGCACGCGATTGATATCTCGGGTTTCAAATTCGACGCCGCCGCCGACGCGGACACCGCAAGCGACGCGGCCGTCGATGGCGCGTTTTCGGTGGCGCTCAAAGAGCATTGGGGCGCCACCGACGGCTTCGGCGCCAAGCATGCGCAATTTCTGCGCGAACTCGCCGACGTCCTCAAAAAACGCGGCCCCTTCAGCACCATGCTTGGCCCGGCGTACCCGGGACACGACAGCCTTTTTCATTTCGATTTTGGCCCGCAATTTTTCTTTCGTATTTGA
- a CDS encoding PilZ domain-containing protein translates to MSNKTQRREPRINISLPVTLQLPDGELAYEIANASHRGIFIACPQPLPLRKLVRFSTQLSEDEEPLQMLGLVAHTVNPAEARESGKAAGMGVQLYSVGRDTRARWRTFISEKYENDPSVRDLARAQNLPRVSLHLRAMEQLQTFAGRDLQSGNIYVRTANLHPVDTAVICAVVHPQTGQIFDIEAHVTAVKEAPRRERGMRLEFVEFDAQERAQFEAFVRGNAEA, encoded by the coding sequence ATGAGCAATAAGACACAACGCCGCGAGCCACGGATCAATATCTCCCTGCCAGTGACCCTGCAGTTGCCCGATGGGGAGCTGGCCTATGAGATCGCGAACGCCTCGCATCGGGGTATCTTTATCGCGTGTCCTCAGCCGCTGCCGCTGCGAAAGCTCGTGCGATTCTCGACCCAACTAAGCGAGGACGAAGAACCCTTGCAGATGCTCGGTCTGGTGGCCCACACCGTGAACCCGGCCGAAGCGCGTGAGAGCGGCAAGGCCGCGGGGATGGGCGTGCAGCTCTACTCGGTTGGGCGCGATACGCGTGCGCGGTGGCGCACCTTTATCAGTGAAAAATACGAGAATGACCCCAGCGTTCGCGACCTCGCGCGGGCGCAGAATCTGCCGCGCGTGAGCCTGCATTTGCGCGCGATGGAGCAGCTTCAGACCTTCGCCGGGCGAGATTTACAGAGCGGAAATATCTATGTGCGAACCGCAAACCTTCACCCCGTCGACACGGCGGTGATCTGCGCGGTGGTGCATCCGCAGACCGGCCAGATCTTTGATATCGAAGCACACGTCACCGCGGTCAAAGAGGCGCCTCGGCGCGAGCGCGGCATGCGACTTGAGTTTGTGGAGTTTGACGCCCAGGAGCGCGCTCAATTCGAGGCATTTGTGCGCGGCAACGCCGAAGCCTGA